In the Brucella anthropi ATCC 49188 genome, one interval contains:
- the araD1 gene encoding AraD1 family protein has protein sequence MLRLVQFRDESGEMRVAACSEEGAAHVVKGVATTYELASAAIAAGISLEAQVVRSGKGEAVDIDAALAAGRVGLPITHSDPAHLIVAGTGLTHLGSADGRDKMHKAAQAAEKPTDSMRMFLMGVEGGKPKPGETGVQPEWFYKGDGSALVATGGELVSPSFAEDGGEEPELAGIYLIGPDGTPFRLGFCLANEFSDHVTEKQNYLWLAHSKLRQAALGPELYVGNLPDHVEGVSRIRRSDQVIFEKPFLSGEANMSHTIANLEHHHFKYGLFRRPGDIHVHFFGTATLSFSEGVKTEAGDQFEISAKPFRYPLVNRLAQAAAEDIAVKAL, from the coding sequence ATGTTGCGTCTGGTCCAGTTCCGCGATGAAAGCGGAGAAATGCGTGTGGCTGCCTGCAGTGAGGAGGGAGCGGCGCATGTCGTCAAGGGCGTAGCAACGACCTATGAGCTAGCCTCGGCAGCCATTGCAGCGGGTATCAGCCTTGAGGCACAAGTCGTACGCAGCGGCAAGGGCGAAGCCGTCGATATAGACGCCGCTCTGGCTGCGGGCCGCGTCGGCCTGCCGATTACCCATTCTGACCCAGCACATCTGATTGTTGCCGGCACGGGCCTCACACATCTTGGCTCTGCTGACGGTCGCGACAAGATGCACAAGGCAGCACAGGCCGCCGAAAAACCGACCGATTCCATGCGCATGTTCCTGATGGGTGTCGAAGGCGGCAAACCGAAGCCGGGCGAAACCGGCGTGCAGCCGGAATGGTTCTACAAGGGCGACGGTTCGGCGCTGGTGGCAACCGGCGGCGAACTGGTTTCGCCTTCCTTTGCGGAAGATGGCGGCGAAGAACCGGAACTGGCGGGCATCTACCTGATCGGCCCGGATGGTACGCCATTCCGGCTTGGCTTCTGCCTTGCCAATGAATTTTCCGATCATGTGACCGAGAAGCAGAACTATCTCTGGCTTGCCCATTCCAAGCTGCGTCAGGCCGCGTTGGGGCCGGAGCTTTATGTGGGCAACCTGCCTGACCATGTGGAGGGCGTTTCGCGCATTCGTCGCAGCGATCAGGTGATCTTTGAAAAGCCGTTCCTTTCGGGCGAAGCGAACATGTCGCACACGATTGCCAATCTGGAACACCATCATTTCAAATATGGGCTGTTCCGCCGTCCGGGCGACATTCATGTTCATTTCTTTGGCACGGCAACCTTGTCGTTTTCGGAGGGCGTAAAGACGGAAGCTGGCGACCAGTTCGAGATTTCCGCCAAGCCATTCCGTTATCCGCTGGTCAACAGGCTGGCGCAGGCAGCGGCGGAAGATATTGCTGTGAAGGCGCTCTGA
- a CDS encoding IlvD/Edd family dehydratase — MNKPVSPKTPKLRSRAWFDNPDNVDMTALYLERYMNYGLSQEELQSGRPIIGIAQTGSDLSPCNRHHLELAKRVREGVREAGGIVIEFPVHPIQETGKRPTAGLDRNLAYLGLVEVLYGYPLDGVVLTIGCDKTTPACLMAAATVNIPAIALSVGPMLNGWFRGERTGSGTIVWKARELLAKGEIDYQGFVKLVASSAPSTGYCNTMGTATTMNSLAEALGMQLPGSAAIPAPYRDRQEISYLSGRRIVEMVHEDLKPSDILTKDAFVNAIRVNSAIGGSTNAPIHLNALARHVGVELTVDDWQKYGEEIPLLVNLQPAGEYLGEDYYHAGGVPAVVNQLMGQGLINEDALTVNGKTIGENCKNATIEDGNVIKTYDQPLKKHAGFRVLRGNLFSSAIMKLSVISDEFRNRYLSDDKDPNAFEGKAVVFDGPEDYHHRIDDPALEIDENTVLFMRGAGPIGYPGAAEVVNMRAPNYLLKKGISSLPCIGDGRQSGTSGSPSILNASPEAAAGGGLAILRTGDRVRIDLGRGSADILISDEELAERRKALEAAGGYKYPESQTPWQEIQRAVVGQMETGAVLENAVKYQDIAHTRGLPRDNH, encoded by the coding sequence ATGAACAAGCCCGTCTCTCCGAAAACGCCAAAGCTCCGCTCGCGCGCCTGGTTCGACAATCCTGATAATGTCGATATGACGGCGCTCTATCTGGAGCGCTACATGAATTATGGCCTGAGCCAGGAAGAGTTGCAGTCCGGTCGCCCGATCATCGGCATCGCGCAGACGGGCTCCGACCTCTCACCTTGCAACCGTCATCATCTGGAACTGGCCAAGCGCGTGCGCGAAGGTGTTCGCGAGGCGGGCGGCATTGTCATTGAATTTCCGGTTCATCCTATTCAGGAAACCGGCAAGCGCCCGACCGCAGGTCTGGACCGCAACCTTGCCTATCTTGGCCTCGTGGAAGTGCTTTATGGCTATCCGCTTGATGGCGTCGTGCTGACAATCGGTTGTGACAAGACCACGCCTGCCTGCCTGATGGCAGCTGCAACCGTCAATATTCCGGCGATTGCTCTGTCGGTGGGTCCGATGCTCAATGGCTGGTTCCGTGGCGAACGCACAGGTTCGGGCACCATCGTCTGGAAGGCACGCGAGCTGCTTGCCAAGGGCGAAATCGACTATCAGGGCTTCGTCAAGCTCGTTGCTTCCTCGGCACCATCGACCGGCTATTGCAATACGATGGGCACGGCAACGACGATGAATTCGCTTGCCGAAGCGCTTGGAATGCAGTTGCCGGGCTCGGCCGCCATTCCGGCGCCTTATCGCGACCGTCAGGAAATTTCTTATCTATCGGGACGCCGCATCGTTGAAATGGTGCATGAGGATTTGAAGCCGTCGGACATTCTGACCAAGGATGCCTTCGTCAATGCCATCCGCGTCAATTCCGCTATTGGCGGTTCGACCAATGCGCCGATCCATCTGAACGCTCTGGCCCGTCATGTCGGCGTGGAGCTGACGGTCGATGACTGGCAGAAATATGGCGAGGAAATTCCGCTTCTGGTCAATCTGCAGCCTGCCGGTGAATATCTTGGCGAAGATTACTACCATGCGGGCGGTGTGCCAGCAGTCGTCAATCAGCTGATGGGGCAGGGCCTCATCAATGAAGATGCGCTGACCGTCAATGGCAAGACCATCGGCGAGAATTGCAAGAACGCGACCATCGAAGACGGCAATGTCATCAAGACCTACGATCAGCCGCTGAAGAAGCATGCCGGATTCCGCGTGCTGCGCGGCAATCTGTTCTCGTCGGCGATCATGAAGCTCAGCGTGATTTCGGACGAGTTCCGCAATCGCTACCTGTCTGACGACAAGGACCCGAACGCCTTTGAAGGTAAGGCGGTCGTGTTCGACGGGCCGGAAGATTATCATCACCGCATTGACGATCCGGCACTGGAAATCGACGAGAATACGGTGCTGTTCATGCGTGGCGCTGGCCCCATCGGTTATCCAGGTGCGGCGGAAGTCGTCAACATGCGCGCGCCGAATTACCTTCTGAAAAAGGGTATCAGCTCACTGCCATGCATCGGCGACGGTCGCCAGTCGGGCACGTCGGGTTCGCCTTCGATCCTCAATGCCTCGCCGGAAGCTGCTGCTGGCGGCGGTCTGGCTATTCTGAGGACCGGTGACCGCGTGCGTATCGATCTTGGTCGCGGCAGCGCTGACATTCTGATCTCTGACGAAGAACTGGCCGAGCGTCGCAAAGCTCTCGAGGCTGCCGGTGGCTACAAATATCCGGAAAGCCAGACACCGTGGCAGGAAATCCAGCGCGCTGTTGTCGGCCAGATGGAAACCGGTGCAGTTCTCGAAAACGCGGTCAAGTATCAGGACATCGCGCATACGCGTGGCCTGCCGCGAGACAACCACTAG
- the mmsB gene encoding multiple monosaccharide ABC transporter permease — protein MSENIIGRSGSKAPASSVGRYLKNNLRESGMLISLVAIMIFFQIVTGGVLMKPLNLTNLVLQNSYIVIMALGMLLIIVTGHIDLSVGSVCGFIGALAAVMMVKWGVPFPIAAILCLLAGGIIGAMQGFWVAYFNIPSFIVTLAGMLVFKGLMLAVLGGQSVGPFPVVFQKLSSGFIPEIIGTTGGVYLTSLIIGVLLAGFMIWQNVKSRQRHIAHEVETEPFGLFVIKNILFFSAIAYLSLLISMHRGLPNVLIIMAVLIAAYAFLTNRTVLGRQIYAVGGNRHAAKLSGVKTERLTFLAFVNMGVLAALAGLVFAARLNTATPKAGIGFELDVIAACFIGGASAYGGVGRVTGAVIGALIMGVMNNGMSILGIGIDYQQVIKGIVLLGAVCIDVYNQKR, from the coding sequence ATGAGCGAGAATATCATCGGAAGAAGTGGATCGAAAGCTCCGGCGAGCAGCGTGGGGCGTTATCTCAAGAACAATCTGCGCGAATCCGGCATGCTGATCTCGCTGGTCGCGATCATGATCTTTTTCCAGATCGTGACTGGCGGTGTGCTGATGAAGCCGCTGAACCTCACCAATCTGGTTCTGCAGAACAGCTATATCGTCATCATGGCGCTTGGTATGCTGCTTATCATCGTCACCGGGCACATCGACCTTTCGGTCGGCTCGGTCTGTGGCTTTATCGGTGCGCTCGCGGCTGTGATGATGGTTAAATGGGGCGTGCCGTTTCCCATTGCAGCCATTCTCTGCCTGCTGGCCGGGGGCATTATCGGCGCAATGCAGGGCTTTTGGGTCGCCTATTTCAATATTCCGTCCTTTATCGTCACGCTGGCTGGCATGCTGGTCTTCAAGGGGCTGATGCTTGCCGTGCTAGGCGGCCAGTCGGTCGGGCCGTTTCCGGTCGTGTTCCAGAAACTATCGTCCGGCTTTATTCCGGAAATCATCGGCACGACGGGTGGCGTCTATCTGACATCGCTCATCATCGGCGTGCTACTGGCCGGTTTCATGATCTGGCAGAATGTGAAATCGCGTCAGCGTCATATCGCGCATGAAGTGGAAACCGAGCCTTTTGGCCTTTTCGTCATCAAGAACATCCTGTTCTTTTCGGCGATTGCCTATTTGTCGTTGCTGATTTCAATGCATCGCGGATTGCCGAACGTCCTCATTATCATGGCTGTTCTGATTGCGGCCTATGCGTTCCTCACCAATCGAACCGTGCTCGGGCGGCAGATTTATGCGGTGGGTGGGAACCGGCATGCGGCCAAGCTTTCGGGCGTGAAGACCGAACGGCTGACATTTCTGGCTTTCGTCAATATGGGTGTGCTGGCGGCGCTTGCTGGCCTGGTCTTTGCGGCGCGCCTTAACACGGCAACGCCCAAGGCCGGTATCGGCTTCGAGCTGGACGTGATCGCGGCCTGCTTCATCGGTGGTGCTTCCGCCTATGGCGGTGTGGGCCGTGTGACGGGTGCTGTGATTGGCGCGCTCATCATGGGCGTGATGAACAACGGCATGTCGATCCTCGGCATCGGCATCGACTATCAGCAGGTCATCAAGGGGATCGTGCTGCTGGGGGCTGTCTGCATCGACGTCTATAACCAGAAACGCTGA
- the chvE gene encoding multiple monosaccharide ABC transporter substrate-binding protein: MAGMKSLTLAVAMAALAFSGLAHAEDKGLVAVAMPTKSSARWIADGDNMVKVLKERGYQTDLQYAEDDVPNQLAQIENMVTKGAKVLVVASIDGTTLSDVLAKAHDAGIKVIAYDRLIRDTPNVDYYATFDNFQVGVLQAQSIETALDLKNKPGPFNVELFGGSPDDNNAYFFYNGAMSVLQPYIDSGKVVIGSGQTGMDKVATLRWDGATAQARMDSILSAYYSDKKLDAVLSPYDGISIGILSSLKGVGYGSGDMPMPVVSGQDAEVPSVKSILAGEQNSTIFKDTRELAKVTVDMVDALMTGKEPEVNDTKTYDNGVKVVPSYLLKPVIVDKSNWKQVLVDSGYYKEDQIQ; this comes from the coding sequence ATGGCAGGCATGAAATCTCTAACATTGGCAGTCGCGATGGCCGCGCTTGCCTTTAGCGGTCTGGCGCATGCGGAAGACAAGGGTCTTGTCGCCGTCGCCATGCCCACGAAGTCTTCGGCACGCTGGATTGCCGATGGCGACAACATGGTCAAGGTGCTGAAAGAACGCGGCTACCAGACCGATCTTCAGTATGCTGAAGACGACGTACCTAACCAGCTGGCGCAGATCGAGAACATGGTGACCAAGGGCGCCAAGGTTCTCGTCGTTGCATCCATCGACGGCACGACGCTTTCCGATGTTCTGGCCAAGGCCCACGATGCGGGTATCAAGGTCATCGCCTATGATCGCCTGATCCGCGATACGCCGAATGTCGATTACTATGCGACCTTCGACAATTTCCAGGTCGGCGTGCTGCAGGCCCAGTCCATCGAAACCGCGCTGGACCTCAAGAACAAGCCGGGTCCGTTCAATGTCGAGCTTTTCGGCGGTTCGCCGGACGATAACAACGCCTACTTCTTCTACAACGGCGCGATGTCCGTTCTGCAGCCTTATATCGATAGCGGCAAGGTCGTTATCGGCAGCGGCCAGACCGGCATGGACAAGGTTGCAACGCTGCGCTGGGACGGTGCAACTGCTCAGGCCCGCATGGACTCGATCCTTTCGGCCTATTATTCCGACAAGAAGCTCGATGCAGTCCTGTCGCCTTATGACGGCATCTCCATCGGTATCCTGTCGTCCCTCAAGGGTGTAGGCTATGGCAGCGGCGACATGCCAATGCCGGTCGTTTCCGGTCAGGATGCGGAAGTGCCTTCGGTGAAGTCGATCCTCGCTGGCGAACAGAACTCGACCATCTTCAAGGATACGCGCGAACTCGCCAAGGTCACGGTCGATATGGTCGATGCGCTGATGACCGGCAAGGAGCCGGAAGTCAACGACACCAAGACCTATGACAATGGCGTCAAGGTCGTGCCGTCCTATCTGCTCAAGCCGGTGATCGTCGACAAGTCGAACTGGAAGCAGGTTCTGGTCGATAGCGGTTACTACAAGGAAGACCAGATTCAGTAA
- a CDS encoding 2-dehydro-3-deoxy-6-phosphogalactonate aldolase, translated as MSDRIAWPKLRYPLVAILRGIRPEETEAIVGALIETGFEAIEIPLNSPEPFVSIEKAAKLAPAGVLIGAGTVLSVEDVDRLNDVGGRLLVSPNVEPDVIRRAGQHGMVTMPGVFTPTEAFSAIRAGASALKFFPASVLGADGIKAISAVLPKDIPVGAVGGVSEADFATYRAAGVSCFGLGSSLYKAGLTVAEVRERAERAVAAWDKIAG; from the coding sequence ATGAGCGACCGCATTGCATGGCCAAAGCTGCGCTATCCGCTGGTCGCTATCCTGCGCGGCATTCGTCCGGAAGAAACGGAAGCAATCGTCGGAGCACTGATCGAGACGGGTTTCGAGGCGATTGAAATTCCGCTCAATTCGCCGGAGCCTTTCGTTTCGATTGAGAAGGCGGCGAAGCTTGCGCCTGCGGGCGTGTTGATCGGGGCCGGGACCGTGTTGAGCGTCGAAGATGTGGACCGTCTCAACGATGTCGGCGGCAGGCTTCTGGTCAGCCCCAATGTCGAGCCGGATGTCATCCGTCGTGCCGGACAGCACGGCATGGTGACGATGCCCGGCGTTTTCACGCCGACGGAAGCCTTTTCGGCGATCCGTGCAGGCGCATCGGCGCTGAAATTCTTTCCGGCCAGCGTACTCGGCGCGGACGGTATCAAGGCGATATCCGCCGTCTTGCCGAAGGATATTCCGGTCGGCGCCGTGGGCGGTGTTTCCGAGGCTGATTTTGCGACCTATCGGGCAGCGGGAGTGAGCTGCTTCGGACTCGGTTCCAGTCTTTACAAAGCCGGACTGACGGTTGCTGAGGTTCGCGAACGCGCCGAGCGCGCGGTTGCGGCATGGGACAAGATCGCGGGCTGA
- a CDS encoding 2-dehydro-3-deoxygalactonokinase has product MALDKMPFAAVADWGTTRFRLWTLDVDGNVLGESRGDDGLLQAKEAGFEPTLKRHLASVGASDDLPVVICGMAGSRTGWIEAPYMSLPAGLDGIVKAAVRVPAHRHVIMLPGVARRDETAPDVMRGEETKLLGLVHGGTHDAVVVMPGTHAKWVRIADGGLADYRTFMTGEMFALLKEKSVLAGALEGAAAVDPNGVAFAAGVRASLENPALISNALFSIRAGWLVHDRKPTDQLARLSGLLIGLEVAGGRTLYGKPEEVLLLSDDTMGALYASALEIAGLTVRRVAADELVRDGLFMAAKHAFGGVAQ; this is encoded by the coding sequence ATGGCTCTCGATAAAATGCCATTTGCGGCAGTTGCGGACTGGGGCACCACCCGGTTCCGCCTCTGGACGCTGGATGTCGATGGCAATGTGCTGGGCGAAAGCCGTGGCGATGACGGTCTGCTGCAGGCAAAGGAAGCCGGTTTCGAGCCAACGCTCAAGCGGCACCTTGCTTCTGTCGGCGCGTCGGACGATCTGCCGGTGGTGATCTGCGGCATGGCCGGTTCGCGGACCGGCTGGATCGAAGCGCCCTATATGAGCTTGCCTGCCGGGCTGGATGGTATCGTGAAGGCTGCGGTGCGCGTGCCCGCGCACCGTCACGTCATCATGTTGCCGGGCGTCGCGCGTCGGGACGAAACGGCACCCGATGTTATGCGTGGCGAGGAGACGAAGCTTCTTGGACTTGTGCACGGGGGCACGCATGATGCGGTTGTCGTCATGCCCGGCACCCATGCCAAATGGGTGCGGATTGCCGACGGTGGCCTTGCCGATTACCGAACCTTCATGACCGGTGAAATGTTCGCTCTTTTGAAGGAAAAATCGGTACTGGCCGGTGCGCTGGAAGGTGCCGCGGCGGTCGATCCGAATGGTGTAGCTTTCGCTGCGGGCGTCAGGGCGTCGCTCGAAAACCCGGCACTGATTTCCAACGCGCTGTTTTCCATTCGCGCAGGCTGGCTCGTCCATGATCGCAAGCCGACCGACCAGCTGGCCCGTTTGTCGGGCTTGTTGATCGGGCTGGAAGTGGCAGGTGGGCGTACGCTTTACGGCAAACCCGAAGAAGTGCTGCTCCTTTCAGACGACACGATGGGTGCGCTCTATGCCAGCGCGCTTGAAATCGCCGGGCTGACAGTCAGGCGCGTTGCAGCCGATGAGCTGGTGCGTGACGGCCTGTTCATGGCTGCAAAACACGCCTTCGGAGGAGTTGCGCAATGA
- the ytfQ gene encoding galactofuranose ABC transporter, galactofuranose-binding protein YtfQ, with protein MKRTLTALTAAFSFALISSASAASLTVGFSQIGSESGWRAAETALTKQEAEKRGYTLKFADAQQKQENQIKAVRGFIAQGVDAILIAPVVSTGWDAVLKEAKEAEIPVVLLDRQIDSPEDLYLTAVTSDQVHEGKVAGDWLVKDVGDKPCNVVELQGTTGSSPAINRKKGFEDAIEGHDNIKISRSQTGDFTRTKGKEVMESFIKAEGGGKNICAVYAHNDDMAVGAIQAIKEAGLKPGTEIKIVSIDSVPDIFQAMANGEANATVELTPNMAGPAFDAIEAFKDKGTVPPKWIQTESKLYTQADDPKAVYEAKKGLGY; from the coding sequence ATGAAACGCACATTGACGGCCCTGACGGCCGCATTTTCTTTTGCCCTGATTTCGAGCGCATCTGCTGCATCGCTGACGGTTGGCTTTTCGCAGATCGGTTCGGAATCGGGCTGGCGTGCTGCAGAAACGGCCCTGACCAAGCAGGAAGCCGAAAAACGCGGCTATACGCTCAAGTTCGCCGATGCACAGCAAAAGCAGGAAAACCAGATCAAGGCCGTTCGTGGCTTCATCGCTCAAGGGGTTGATGCAATCCTGATCGCACCGGTGGTCTCCACAGGTTGGGACGCCGTTCTGAAGGAAGCCAAGGAAGCCGAAATTCCGGTCGTCCTGCTCGACCGCCAGATCGATTCTCCGGAAGACCTTTATCTGACCGCCGTAACCTCCGATCAGGTTCATGAAGGCAAGGTGGCCGGTGACTGGCTGGTGAAGGATGTGGGCGACAAGCCGTGCAATGTGGTCGAGCTTCAGGGCACCACCGGTTCCTCGCCCGCCATCAACCGCAAGAAGGGTTTTGAAGACGCCATCGAGGGTCATGACAACATCAAGATTTCCCGCTCGCAGACGGGTGACTTCACCCGCACAAAGGGCAAGGAAGTCATGGAAAGCTTCATCAAGGCCGAAGGCGGCGGCAAGAATATCTGCGCCGTCTATGCCCATAATGACGACATGGCTGTCGGCGCCATTCAGGCAATCAAGGAAGCTGGCTTGAAGCCGGGCACGGAAATCAAGATCGTGTCGATCGACTCCGTGCCGGACATCTTCCAGGCCATGGCGAACGGCGAAGCCAACGCGACCGTCGAACTGACGCCGAACATGGCAGGCCCGGCCTTCGACGCGATTGAAGCCTTCAAGGACAAGGGCACCGTTCCGCCGAAGTGGATCCAGACGGAGTCGAAGCTCTACACGCAGGCTGACGACCCGAAGGCCGTCTATGAAGCCAAGAAGGGTCTCGGCTACTGA
- the mmsA gene encoding multiple monosaccharide ABC transporter ATP-binding protein: MNVANPVLREQSDGKPEIAGKPLLEMRGISKSFGVVKALSDVNFTVMPGEIHAFVGENGAGKSTLMKVLSGVYPHGSYEGSIFFDGEERQFRDINDSEALGIVIIHQELALIPLMTIAENIFLVNPPASYGVIDRSTVHKRTRELLQKVGLSESPDTLVTDIGVGKQQLVEIAKALSKRVRLLILDEPTASLNETDSAALLALLREFRAQGITSILISHKLNEIREVADKITVLRDGKAVATLDCNAGEVEEDDIIRKMVDRDLESRYPKRDPKIGEVIFEVDNWSVHHPLHPERHSVKNVSFKVRAGEIVGIAGLMGAGRTEFAMSLFGRSWGTNISGEARINGNNADISTVARAIKAGLAYVTEDRKKLGLVLGENISRNISLAHLRGVSPKGIIDDIREMKIANSYREQMSIRCHNVYQETGTLSGGNQQKVVLSKWLFTGPDVLILDEPTRGIDVGAKYDIYTIINSLADSGKGVVVISSEMPELIGICDRIVVMHEGAFVGEVAGEEATQENIMRAIMRNKGKRP; this comes from the coding sequence ATGAATGTAGCCAATCCTGTCCTGCGCGAGCAGTCTGACGGTAAGCCGGAAATCGCCGGCAAGCCGCTTCTGGAAATGCGCGGCATCAGCAAGTCTTTCGGCGTCGTCAAAGCGCTGAGCGATGTCAATTTCACGGTCATGCCGGGCGAGATTCATGCCTTTGTCGGCGAGAATGGAGCAGGCAAGTCGACCTTGATGAAGGTGCTGTCGGGTGTGTATCCGCATGGCAGCTACGAGGGGTCGATCTTCTTCGACGGCGAAGAGCGGCAGTTTCGCGACATCAACGATTCCGAAGCGCTTGGCATTGTCATCATCCATCAGGAGCTGGCGCTCATACCGCTCATGACGATTGCCGAGAACATTTTCCTCGTCAATCCACCGGCAAGCTATGGCGTCATCGACCGCAGTACGGTGCACAAGCGTACCCGCGAGCTTTTGCAGAAGGTTGGCCTGTCGGAATCGCCCGATACGCTTGTCACCGATATTGGTGTCGGCAAGCAGCAGCTTGTCGAAATTGCCAAGGCATTGTCGAAGCGCGTGCGGCTTCTGATCCTCGACGAACCGACCGCAAGCCTCAACGAGACGGACAGCGCGGCATTGCTGGCGCTTCTGCGTGAGTTTCGTGCTCAAGGCATCACCTCGATCCTCATTTCGCACAAGCTCAATGAAATCCGCGAAGTTGCCGACAAGATCACGGTGCTGCGCGATGGCAAGGCAGTGGCGACGCTCGACTGCAATGCGGGCGAGGTCGAGGAAGACGATATTATCCGCAAGATGGTCGACCGCGATCTGGAAAGCCGCTACCCGAAGCGCGATCCGAAAATCGGTGAGGTGATTTTCGAAGTCGACAACTGGTCAGTGCATCACCCGCTGCATCCGGAGCGGCACTCGGTCAAGAACGTGTCGTTCAAGGTGAGGGCAGGCGAAATCGTCGGCATTGCCGGGTTGATGGGGGCGGGACGCACAGAATTCGCCATGAGCCTGTTCGGGCGTTCATGGGGCACGAATATCAGCGGTGAGGCGCGTATCAACGGCAACAATGCCGATATTTCCACTGTGGCGCGGGCCATCAAAGCGGGGCTTGCCTATGTAACCGAGGATCGCAAGAAGCTCGGCCTGGTCTTAGGCGAAAATATTTCGCGCAACATTTCTCTTGCGCATTTACGCGGCGTCAGCCCGAAAGGCATCATCGACGATATTCGCGAAATGAAGATCGCGAATTCTTATCGCGAACAGATGAGCATTCGCTGCCACAATGTCTATCAGGAGACAGGCACGCTTTCGGGCGGTAACCAGCAGAAGGTGGTGCTGTCCAAATGGCTCTTCACCGGACCCGACGTGCTGATCCTCGATGAACCGACGCGCGGCATCGATGTCGGCGCGAAATATGACATCTACACAATCATCAATTCACTGGCGGATAGCGGCAAGGGCGTGGTCGTCATTTCTTCGGAAATGCCGGAGCTGATCGGCATCTGCGACCGCATCGTCGTCATGCATGAAGGTGCCTTCGTCGGCGAAGTCGCTGGCGAGGAAGCAACGCAGGAAAACATCATGCGCGCCATCATGCGGAACAAGGGAAAACGGCCATGA
- a CDS encoding Gfo/Idh/MocA family protein, translated as MVAESNIALAIVGLGKIARDQHLPSIEAVDGIELKAIASRNAGLDGLPSFHDIDELLGSDIAIDAVSLCTPPQGRFSQAYAALKARKHVMLEKPPGATISEVQALGRLAQAEDVTLYATWHSREAAAVEPAREFLKDAEIRSVSVTWKEDVRHWHPGQQWIWESGGLGVFDPGINALSIVTHILPERFFLTQSDLYFPENRAAPIAADLQFQTESGIPVSFELDWRQTGPQTWDIRVETDKGTVLLSRGGSRLTIAGTEKMAEPDREYQRLYKRFVQLIGAGRSDVDLAPLTHVADAFLLGKRHVVEAFED; from the coding sequence ATGGTGGCGGAATCGAACATCGCTCTCGCAATCGTCGGTCTGGGCAAGATTGCGCGTGACCAGCATCTGCCGTCCATTGAAGCCGTTGATGGCATTGAGCTGAAAGCCATTGCCAGCCGCAATGCCGGGCTGGATGGCCTGCCGTCTTTTCACGACATCGATGAGCTGCTGGGCAGCGACATTGCCATTGACGCGGTGTCGCTCTGCACACCGCCGCAAGGGCGCTTTAGCCAGGCCTACGCAGCCTTGAAGGCGCGCAAGCATGTGATGCTGGAGAAGCCTCCGGGTGCAACCATTTCGGAAGTGCAGGCGCTGGGGCGTCTTGCGCAAGCGGAAGACGTGACGCTTTACGCCACGTGGCACTCGCGCGAAGCCGCAGCGGTCGAGCCGGCGCGGGAATTCCTGAAAGATGCGGAAATTCGTTCGGTTTCGGTCACGTGGAAGGAAGATGTCCGCCACTGGCATCCCGGCCAGCAATGGATCTGGGAATCGGGCGGTCTTGGCGTGTTCGATCCTGGCATCAATGCGCTTTCCATCGTTACGCATATTTTGCCGGAGCGCTTCTTCCTGACGCAATCCGATCTTTATTTTCCAGAAAACCGTGCGGCGCCCATTGCAGCCGACCTCCAGTTTCAGACCGAAAGCGGCATTCCGGTTTCGTTCGAACTGGACTGGCGGCAGACCGGCCCGCAGACCTGGGATATTCGTGTGGAGACCGATAAAGGCACGGTTCTGCTCAGCCGTGGAGGCAGCCGCCTCACCATCGCCGGGACCGAGAAAATGGCCGAGCCGGACCGCGAATATCAACGACTTTACAAGCGTTTCGTGCAATTGATCGGCGCGGGGCGTTCGGATGTTGATCTCGCTCCACTGACCCATGTGGCCGATGCGTTTCTGCTCGGAAAGCGGCATGTCGTCGAAGCTTTTGAAGATTAG